From the genome of Streptomyces xanthophaeus:
CACCTTGCGCACCATTTCGGTGCAGGGTACGTAGACCGCGGCACAGCAGAGCGAACGCTAGTACACCGGACCGATTCGAATTCGACCCGATGTCTGCATTTGGAGTGATCTGCTCAGGTGTTGTGATCGGATCGAAATGCTAATGGAAAGTACCGATCAGTACGCGAGACGGAGAGCACCCGGGTACCCATAGGCCGCCTGCGAGACACCCTTCGAACCGGCGCTAAGATGCCCCCCTCGTGCGATCAATCATTTGATCCTCTTTTGCAAAAGGGCGTGTCCAAGTACCGCCTCTACGCCCCAAGGAGCCCGTGTGAGCCCGTCCCGCCGCACCTCTCGTCATCGCGTGTGGACCGTGCTCACGCTGCCCGCCCTCCTGTGCGTACTCGCCGCGTGTTCCGGTGGCCCCGCGTCCGGCAGGGGTACCGATGCCGCGGCCCCCGGCGCCTCGCCGACCCCGTCCGGACCGCCGGGAACCCTGTTCGACAACTTCCACTACAGCGGCCCCGACGACCCCGCGCTCACCGCCAACGGCTGGGAGGTCCGTGACGGCGCGGGCAGCCCGGGGATCAAGGACACCTGGTCCAGCGCCGGCGCCGGCTTCCCCTCCGACCCGACCGCCCAAGGCGGCAGGGTCCTGCAGCTGCAGGCCTCCACCGACGGCACCAAGCAGGGCACTAAGCAGGTCGAGGTGCAGAGCACCGGCACAGCCCTCTTCACGGGGACCTACGCGGCTCGGGTCCACCTCAGCGGCAGGCCCACGACCGGTCGCAACGGCGACCACGTCGTCCAGACGTTCTTTCCGATCTCCTCCTCGGAATCCTCGGCGAATTACAGCGAACTCGACCACGAATACCTGCCCAACGGCGGCTGGGGTTCGGTGGGTTCGCAACTCGACAACGTCAGCTGGCACCAGGCCGATCCGCCGGACCGGGTCAGCCACACGTCGAAGCAGCACCTCGAGGGTTGGCACATCTTGATGATCACCGCCGTGAACGGAAAGGTCACCTATTCCCTGGACGGCAAGGACCTTTTCACCAGCTCCGGC
Proteins encoded in this window:
- a CDS encoding glycoside hydrolase family 16 protein translates to MSPSRRTSRHRVWTVLTLPALLCVLAACSGGPASGRGTDAAAPGASPTPSGPPGTLFDNFHYSGPDDPALTANGWEVRDGAGSPGIKDTWSSAGAGFPSDPTAQGGRVLQLQASTDGTKQGTKQVEVQSTGTALFTGTYAARVHLSGRPTTGRNGDHVVQTFFPISSSESSANYSELDHEYLPNGGWGSVGSQLDNVSWHQADPPDRVSHTSKQHLEGWHILMITAVNGKVTYSLDGKDLFTSSGKYVPREKMDIHFSNWFIDLPFTGGPRTWDMKVNWFYYKAGEAVSQAEVQKTVDGFYSSGTGYVNTVPKS